One region of Rana temporaria chromosome 11, aRanTem1.1, whole genome shotgun sequence genomic DNA includes:
- the LOC120917417 gene encoding acidic proline-rich protein PRP25-like: MLFPNYPSGPRTISASFQKNSGSPGGSGGPSIPGNSSRPSSNPMYSGGPRNPRNSRRPKQQSVSTVSPVSPGNPRRPGREPMSAGSPRNPGNFGRLCKEPVSTGGSRSPGNPGRSGREPVCTGSPRNPGNPRRPRKEPVSTGGYRSPGNPGRPNSEPVSTEDPRNPGRPGRNIVSTVKDNHYLH, encoded by the coding sequence ATGCTTTTTCCTAATTATCCTTCTGGTCCGAGGACAATCTCAGCATCGTTTCAGAAAAACTCTGGAAGTCCTGGAGGAAGTGGAGGTCCTAGTATTCCTGGAAATTCTAGCAGACCCAGCAGTAATCCCATGTATAGTGGAGGTCCTCGGAATCCTAGAAATTCCCGAAGACCCAAACAGCAATCTGTAAGCACTGTAAGTCCTGTAAGTCCTGGAAATCCTAGAAGACCCGGCAGGGAACCTATGAGTGCTGGCAGCCCTAGGAATCCTGGAAATTTTGGAAGACTCTGCAAGGAACCTGTAAGTACTGGAGGTTCCAGAAGTCCTGGAAATCCTGGTAGATCTGGCAGGGAACCTGTGTGTACTGGAAGCCCAAGGAATCCTGGAAATCCTAGAAGACCCAGGAAAGAACCTGTAAGTACTGGAGGTTATAGAAGTCCTGGAAATCCTGGTAGGCCCAACAGTGAACCTGTGAGTACTGAAGACCCTAGGAATCCTGGAAGACCTGGAAGGAACATTGTGAGTACTGTAAAAGACAATCATTATTTGCATTGA